In a genomic window of Microcoleus sp. AS-A8:
- a CDS encoding tetratricopeptide repeat protein — MSRQNHKKSIKKLVALIGVSSASVFLSVPALALINFTSSSFDGSLKNRTLNAESSEGSRQLLAQATSGTSGTGTGTTGAGGAGTGQTGTGGTGTGQTGADGTGAGQTGTGQTDAGQTGAGGAGTGQTGTGQTGADGTGAGQTGTGQTDAGQTGVGGTGAGGAGTGQTGTGGAGAGQTDTGQTGTGQTGAGQTNTGQTGTGQMGTGGTGTGGAGTGQMGTGGTGTGGAGTGQMGTGGTGTGQTGSFVELMRAGYAATQQRDYTTALTYFQQALQLRPNNPYARRAVSNVQGYMQRDAQRGTTTTPTNQSGR, encoded by the coding sequence ATGAGCAGACAGAATCACAAAAAATCAATCAAAAAGCTTGTGGCACTAATCGGGGTTTCTAGTGCTAGTGTTTTCCTCAGTGTTCCGGCATTAGCACTGATCAATTTCACCTCTAGTAGCTTTGATGGCTCTCTTAAGAATCGCACTCTCAATGCTGAATCGAGTGAAGGAAGTAGACAATTATTAGCTCAGGCTACGTCCGGGACTAGCGGAACCGGAACAGGTACAACGGGCGCTGGTGGAGCCGGTACGGGTCAAACGGGTACTGGTGGAACTGGAACGGGTCAAACAGGCGCTGATGGTACGGGTGCTGGTCAAACCGGAACAGGTCAAACTGATGCTGGTCAAACCGGCGCTGGTGGAGCCGGAACAGGTCAAACCGGAACGGGTCAAACGGGTGCTGATGGTACGGGTGCTGGTCAAACCGGAACAGGTCAAACCGATGCTGGTCAAACGGGCGTTGGTGGCACAGGTGCTGGTGGAGCCGGAACAGGTCAAACCGGTACTGGTGGAGCCGGTGCTGGTCAAACCGATACAGGTCAAACCGGTACAGGTCAAACCGGTGCTGGTCAAACCAATACAGGTCAAACCGGTACAGGTCAAATGGGTACTGGTGGAACTGGAACCGGTGGAGCCGGAACAGGTCAAATGGGTACTGGTGGAACTGGAACCGGTGGAGCCGGAACAGGTCAAATGGGTACTGGTGGAACTGGAACCGGTCAAACGGGTAGTTTCGTTGAGTTGATGAGAGCTGGGTACGCTGCAACCCAGCAAAGAGACTACACGACGGCTTTGACTTACTTCCAGCAGGCGCTTCAGTTACGTCCTAATAATCCCTATGCCAGACGAGCGGTGAGTAATGTACAAGGTTATATGCAGCGTGACGCACAGCGTGGCACGACCACTACACCAACTAATCAGAGCGGTCGTTAG
- a CDS encoding cyclic nucleotide-binding domain-containing protein has product MSYKQFRAFQYLNQTQLQNFVSACQKITIPAGQRIVQQNSQGNQIFFVLEGDVRVFLDTPTGEKELSTITAPTVLGEISFFSGEPNSANVMALTQVRALAIPFDVLRQRLHTGDAASSIVMLNMAAAIAQRASAMTRKVSELYSTQPDVQLSELQNASKTLFGEWSFL; this is encoded by the coding sequence ATGAGTTACAAGCAGTTCCGAGCATTTCAATATCTCAATCAGACTCAATTACAAAACTTTGTCAGTGCCTGTCAAAAAATAACTATTCCTGCTGGTCAACGGATTGTGCAACAAAACTCCCAAGGGAACCAGATTTTCTTTGTTCTAGAAGGAGATGTTCGGGTGTTTCTCGACACTCCGACTGGCGAGAAGGAGCTATCTACCATCACAGCACCGACGGTACTCGGAGAAATCAGCTTTTTCAGTGGTGAGCCGAATTCTGCCAATGTTATGGCGTTAACACAAGTACGGGCGCTGGCGATACCATTTGACGTTTTGCGCCAGCGTTTGCACACAGGCGATGCAGCCTCTTCAATTGTGATGTTGAATATGGCAGCCGCGATCGCGCAACGAGCATCAGCCATGACTCGCAAAGTTTCAGAACTGTACAGTACCCAGCCGGATGTTCAGCTTTCAGAACTCCAGAATGCGAGTAAAACTCTTTTTGGTGAATGGAGTTTCTTATAA
- a CDS encoding phytanoyl-CoA dioxygenase family protein, with the protein MTEIEQYLFDLQGFLVVEDALSGAQLAALNEIIDQQIALVDEPGKLWLRFNRLLSWGTPFQNLIDNPRISPYLLDLLGPKFRLDHDYIHIIRQGPGPIGSDLHGGGTPYDPCQYYQYKNGRMYNGLTAVAYNLTDVNPGEGGFGCIPGSHKSNLPLPAELQDLDHPHPCVHEIGGKAGTAIIFTEALTHGTLVWKGQRDRRTLFYKYSPYPSAWLRNYYNPDDYSELTEAQRDILRTPGVYP; encoded by the coding sequence GTGACCGAGATTGAACAGTACCTATTCGATCTGCAAGGGTTCCTGGTCGTGGAGGACGCCTTGAGTGGTGCACAACTCGCCGCCCTGAATGAGATTATCGACCAACAAATTGCCTTAGTTGATGAACCAGGGAAGCTGTGGTTGCGTTTCAACCGCTTACTGAGCTGGGGAACCCCCTTTCAAAACCTGATCGATAACCCCCGGATTAGTCCCTATCTGCTTGACCTGCTTGGCCCCAAATTTCGCTTAGATCACGACTACATACACATCATTCGTCAAGGGCCTGGACCCATTGGTAGTGATCTGCATGGGGGTGGGACTCCTTATGACCCTTGCCAGTATTACCAGTATAAAAATGGACGGATGTATAACGGCTTAACCGCCGTTGCCTACAATCTAACAGATGTGAATCCAGGAGAAGGTGGATTCGGTTGCATTCCAGGCAGTCATAAGAGCAACCTACCCCTCCCAGCAGAGTTGCAAGATTTAGACCATCCTCATCCCTGCGTACACGAGATAGGGGGCAAAGCGGGAACGGCAATTATTTTCACCGAAGCCCTAACCCACGGTACTCTGGTTTGGAAAGGACAGCGCGATCGCCGCACCCTGTTCTACAAATATTCTCCTTACCCCTCCGCTTGGTTGCGGAACTACTACAATCCTGATGATTATTCCGAACTAACGGAGGCTCAACGGGACATCTTAAGGACTCCTGGTGTTTATCCCTAA